The genome window TAACATAGAGGTTCCTATACCTTGAGAAATAAGTCCTCCGACTCCATTATCTTTATAGCTTTGAACGGCAAAACCTATCATTTGGCAACAACATCCCACTGTTGCAGCTCCAGCAGCAAGTCCGTTAAGCCCAAGAGCAATGGCCAGGGCGGCGCTGCTTATGGGAAGCGTAAGGATAATGCCCATAAAAACAGAGACTAAAATTCCCATTGGAAAAGGATGAAGCTGAGTTGCTGTATTGATTAGTGCTCCAAGAAAGTTCATTCCCTGCGCGATCCAGGGGCCGGCAATATGACCAACAAAACCTCCTGCAAGAATTGTTACTGCTGGAATGGCAACAATATCCACCTTAGTTTTGCCGGAGAAAAACTTAGCTGTTTCAGCTCCGACTAAACTTCCTACAAGAGCTCCCATAGGTTCTCCAATAGAAAGGAGTGCTCCTTGAGCAGATAGATGTATGCTCCCTGCCCCGATTGTTGCCGCAATAGTTGATGCGAAAATACCCAAAGATGGAGCTTTTACGCTTATGGCAACTCCTGCTCCTATGGCAGGGGCCATCAATAATTGGGCAATCTGTCCAAAATTTTGTAAGAGTTGAATGGAAAAAATAACTCCCAGTTGTTTAAGAATAAGTCCAATAATGAGAGAAGCGAATAATCCTAAAGCCATGCCGTTCAAAACTGAACTAGCGTAAGTGCGAATATTTTTATGGATCGACATTTCAACAGCTCCTTTACAGGTGTCTTGACACATGTAAAGGAGTATAAGCTGTTTATTCTAATCCATCAAGTACCCTTTTCCTTTTAAACTGGCAATAATACGTTGGAAAGAGTCTTCATCAGAAACTTCCAGTGTGTGGAAGTGGACTCCTCCAGTGAGGATAGAGAGGGGTTCTGCCTTCGTATGGATAACTTTAGAAATAAAATTTTGAACATCAATGCGATTTTTAAGCATGAGGTTTCCTGCAATTTCTCCATATACAGGATGTTCAACTGTAACATCAACAACTGTAGCTCCATTATCGACCATAATATATAATTCGTCTCTCATCTCTTCGATTCCCGTATGGGCACACATCACAGATTTCATAAAAGATGGACGTTTCAGAGTCATAATCATATATCCTTGAGGCGTTGCTACTATAGAGTGTCCTTCGGCTCGCAAGAGGGCTATATCCTGAACGATGACTTGTCGG of Aminobacterium sp. MB27-C1 contains these proteins:
- a CDS encoding PTS transporter subunit IIC; the encoded protein is MSIHKNIRTYASSVLNGMALGLFASLIIGLILKQLGVIFSIQLLQNFGQIAQLLMAPAIGAGVAISVKAPSLGIFASTIAATIGAGSIHLSAQGALLSIGEPMGALVGSLVGAETAKFFSGKTKVDIVAIPAVTILAGGFVGHIAGPWIAQGMNFLGALINTATQLHPFPMGILVSVFMGIILTLPISSAALAIALGLNGLAAGAATVGCCCQMIGFAVQSYKDNGVGGLISQGIGTSMLQIPNIIRNPWIWVPPILSSAILGPLSTTLFSMENNKIGAGMGTSGLVGQFGTLAVMGKAGWTGIIFLHFLLPACISLFFCYALEKSNKIKPGDMKLL
- a CDS encoding transcription repressor NadR encodes the protein MNGTKRREQIFELLKERNDAIKGSELAEILGVSRQVIVQDIALLRAEGHSIVATPQGYMIMTLKRPSFMKSVMCAHTGIEEMRDELYIMVDNGATVVDVTVEHPVYGEIAGNLMLKNRIDVQNFISKVIHTKAEPLSILTGGVHFHTLEVSDEDSFQRIIASLKGKGYLMD